A part of Spiribacter vilamensis genomic DNA contains:
- a CDS encoding YhdP family protein yields the protein MNVGTVIAQRLHRWIWPQREERLKAVLLYTLVTLLVSAAILLTGVRLVFAAAPALTAPVGALVSDQLGVPVAIGGLDARLDRLRPGLVLRDVRVGDADETRPLALSTMTLAIAPWRSLRAGELRLHALSAEGLDVTLRQQPSGNWRIAGLLPGASPIAPESFLEALQGLPVDRLLIRDSRLSLVDRNDEARPGFESVALRWRREPGGQWRFALDARQGDERVQGRMRLDSSEMSSARAVVDLEGLSGKRIGPWLPAGAMRPDGAATLSGRLWISLPQTGGIRVSADLSGEALGWLDGEVQSLRVLARARHRDGDWQGQVQPQRLVLADGPVPAPGPIAFARSADRQWRVALSDAPLAPMASLLGDRLDRPVEVAGRAERATLVWREPSNWRLSADLSAAGLTDVSTGPDIDGASLRVEAGPRGGRVEVDRLRMRWRGDPADPMIRQPPAIDGIATTLQWWRSPQGRWRLELVDGQGQAGGTPIRFDGRMDVGAGEPPFVDLNAAVGRVDAARALQWLPVGIMDERLVDWLDRAVESGAMRAASLRWFGRPDRFPGNDGGSLFDLRARVDDVEFRFQRDWPRFEALGGELRFRNRSMQISVDSGRIGSTALQQATARIDDLASPRLRINGRLAGPLAGMQAVLQRSPLMPSQQRLERLQWRGDGDLALDLLFPFEGRPMTLEGRLRLTGADLSVTDPALALDDIRGEVTFDRQGVASSGVRARLADRPIVATAETRGEGDEARIRVSANTRLALADWPGMAPVAGRADGVAAWQLRWEQPGFVAMERQTTGERRLTVRSSLEGIALRLPAGLAKQADALAPLRLEWSDTGTSQWRLDYDDRLQAVMQQDRAALHFGDTPPSLPERPSTRLSGALPVVDLTELAGAAGGQTQGIGLPTPIRVDLALAGLDVSRWRVGAMNLAGWLRPDDWSLAATGAAQGMIQRPGPQAPWVLRLDRLDVRPRSTEASAEATSHGSSGSAPPLPATDIDLVAEQLHVAGERLGRLQLSQVNADAAAGRARLRLDGEWVDLQAQVDRTPDGVADSELRFDLYTRDAGQLLRALGLPGAMERGDGTLSGDLRWQGAMLQPAIPSLAGNLQIDLRNGSLPAVDPGAGRALGLFSLSVLPRRLGLDFSDVVGEGLSYDRLQGTWQVDAGRMYTDDLSLTGPSMDLSVRGETDLVRRRYDQRVTVTPQLSSALAFIGGLAGGPAAAALLFVTRGMLESGVEQLTDFTYHIGGTWEAPEFDLVSPNLTGGNDE from the coding sequence ATGAACGTGGGCACGGTTATCGCTCAGAGGCTGCATCGCTGGATCTGGCCCCAACGTGAAGAGCGCCTCAAGGCGGTGCTGCTCTACACGCTGGTAACACTGCTGGTCTCGGCGGCGATCCTGCTCACCGGTGTGCGGCTTGTCTTTGCCGCGGCGCCGGCACTGACGGCACCCGTTGGGGCCCTTGTCTCCGATCAGCTGGGGGTGCCGGTTGCGATCGGCGGTCTCGATGCGCGGCTCGATCGTCTGCGCCCGGGGTTGGTGCTGCGCGACGTGAGGGTTGGGGATGCGGATGAAACCCGACCGCTCGCGCTGTCGACGATGACGCTCGCCATCGCTCCCTGGCGATCGCTGCGTGCCGGCGAGCTCCGGCTCCATGCGCTCAGTGCCGAGGGACTCGATGTCACGCTTCGGCAACAGCCCTCCGGTAACTGGCGTATCGCCGGACTGCTGCCGGGCGCCTCGCCGATCGCCCCTGAATCCTTTCTCGAGGCCCTGCAGGGCCTGCCTGTGGATCGTTTACTGATCCGCGATTCGCGGCTTTCACTGGTGGATCGCAATGATGAGGCCCGGCCGGGATTCGAGTCGGTGGCGCTGCGCTGGCGCCGTGAACCCGGTGGTCAGTGGCGCTTTGCGCTCGATGCCCGCCAGGGAGACGAACGGGTTCAGGGCCGCATGCGACTGGATTCGAGCGAGATGTCCAGCGCCCGCGCGGTGGTCGACCTCGAGGGGCTGAGCGGTAAGCGCATCGGCCCCTGGCTCCCGGCCGGTGCGATGCGGCCGGATGGTGCCGCAACGCTGTCCGGTCGGCTCTGGATCAGTCTCCCGCAGACTGGGGGGATTCGGGTCAGCGCCGACCTGTCGGGGGAGGCGCTGGGGTGGCTTGACGGCGAGGTCCAGTCACTGCGAGTGCTTGCCCGGGCACGGCATCGAGATGGCGACTGGCAGGGGCAGGTTCAGCCACAACGCCTGGTGCTGGCGGACGGTCCCGTACCAGCGCCGGGTCCGATCGCATTCGCCCGCAGTGCCGATCGCCAATGGCGGGTTGCCCTCAGCGATGCCCCACTCGCCCCGATGGCCTCCCTGCTGGGGGACCGTCTGGACAGACCGGTCGAGGTTGCCGGTCGGGCCGAGCGCGCGACACTGGTCTGGCGGGAGCCCTCGAACTGGCGTCTCTCCGCCGATCTGAGCGCGGCGGGTCTGACGGATGTGAGCACCGGCCCCGACATCGACGGTGCGTCGCTGCGCGTCGAGGCGGGACCGCGGGGCGGGCGTGTCGAGGTGGATCGACTGCGGATGCGCTGGCGGGGTGATCCCGCCGATCCAATGATCCGCCAGCCACCGGCAATCGATGGCATCGCCACGACGCTCCAGTGGTGGCGATCGCCGCAGGGGCGTTGGCGACTCGAACTCGTCGACGGGCAGGGACAGGCCGGCGGTACACCGATCCGGTTCGATGGCCGGATGGATGTCGGTGCCGGAGAGCCGCCGTTTGTCGATCTCAACGCGGCGGTGGGGCGGGTCGACGCCGCCCGGGCTCTGCAGTGGCTGCCCGTTGGCATCATGGACGAGCGCCTCGTCGACTGGCTCGATCGAGCGGTTGAATCGGGTGCGATGCGTGCGGCGAGCCTGCGCTGGTTCGGGCGCCCGGATCGCTTTCCCGGGAATGATGGCGGATCGCTTTTCGATCTGCGCGCCCGTGTCGACGATGTGGAGTTCCGCTTCCAGCGTGACTGGCCACGATTCGAGGCACTGGGCGGCGAGCTGCGGTTCCGTAACCGCAGCATGCAGATAAGCGTCGATAGCGGGCGTATCGGTTCCACCGCGTTGCAGCAGGCAACGGCACGTATCGATGATCTGGCCAGTCCCCGCCTGCGTATCAACGGGCGGCTGGCGGGACCGCTCGCCGGAATGCAGGCGGTGCTCCAGCGCTCCCCCCTGATGCCCTCGCAGCAACGCCTCGAGCGGCTGCAGTGGCGGGGCGACGGTGATCTCGCCCTCGACCTCCTGTTTCCGTTCGAGGGTCGGCCCATGACCCTTGAAGGGCGCCTGCGGCTGACCGGGGCCGACCTGTCGGTGACCGATCCGGCGCTCGCGCTCGATGACATAAGGGGCGAGGTGACGTTCGATCGGCAGGGGGTGGCATCATCCGGGGTGCGAGCGCGCCTCGCGGACCGGCCGATCGTGGCCACCGCCGAGACGCGGGGCGAGGGTGATGAGGCGCGTATCCGGGTTTCGGCGAATACCCGGCTGGCGCTTGCCGACTGGCCCGGAATGGCGCCGGTGGCAGGTCGTGCCGATGGCGTCGCCGCCTGGCAGCTCCGCTGGGAGCAGCCCGGTTTTGTGGCGATGGAGCGGCAGACGACGGGGGAACGGCGCCTGACCGTTCGATCGAGCCTCGAGGGCATTGCCTTGAGACTGCCCGCGGGGCTTGCAAAACAGGCCGACGCGCTCGCGCCGCTGCGTCTGGAGTGGTCGGATACCGGCACGTCGCAGTGGCGACTGGACTACGATGACCGTCTGCAGGCGGTGATGCAGCAGGACCGAGCCGCGCTGCATTTCGGTGATACGCCACCGTCGCTGCCCGAGCGCCCGTCGACCCGGCTGAGTGGCGCCCTCCCGGTGGTCGATCTCACCGAGCTTGCCGGCGCGGCAGGCGGGCAGACGCAGGGCATCGGGCTGCCGACACCCATTCGCGTCGATCTGGCGCTTGCAGGTCTCGATGTCAGTCGCTGGCGGGTCGGGGCGATGAACCTGGCCGGGTGGCTGCGTCCCGATGACTGGTCGCTGGCGGCGACCGGCGCGGCGCAGGGTATGATCCAGCGCCCGGGGCCGCAGGCCCCCTGGGTATTGCGCCTGGATCGCCTGGATGTCCGGCCGCGCTCCACCGAGGCATCGGCCGAGGCGACGTCGCACGGATCGTCCGGATCTGCCCCTCCACTACCTGCCACCGATATTGATCTGGTGGCCGAGCAGCTCCATGTTGCCGGTGAGCGGCTCGGTCGCCTGCAGCTCAGCCAGGTCAACGCCGATGCGGCAGCCGGGCGAGCGCGCCTGCGACTGGATGGTGAATGGGTGGATCTGCAGGCGCAGGTGGACCGAACACCGGACGGTGTGGCCGACAGCGAGCTGCGCTTCGATTTGTATACCCGCGATGCCGGCCAGCTGCTACGGGCGTTGGGCCTGCCCGGGGCGATGGAGCGCGGTGACGGGACGCTGAGTGGCGATCTGCGCTGGCAGGGGGCGATGTTGCAGCCAGCGATACCGTCTCTTGCCGGTAATCTGCAAATCGATCTGCGCAACGGCAGTCTACCGGCAGTCGATCCCGGTGCCGGTCGTGCGCTGGGGCTGTTCAGCCTGTCGGTGCTCCCCCGCCGTCTGGGTCTCGATTTCTCCGACGTGGTGGGCGAGGGGCTCAGTTACGATCGGCTGCAGGGGACCTGGCAGGTCGATGCCGGTCGCATGTACACCGACGATCTGTCGCTCACCGGGCCATCGATGGATCTGTCGGTGCGCGGCGAGACAGACCTGGTCCGACGGCGCTACGATCAGCGGGTCACGGTCACGCCGCAACTGTCATCGGCACTGGCCTTTATCGGTGGACTGGCCGGTGGGCCGGCCGCCGCGGCGCTGTTGTTCGTGACGCGGGGAATGCTGGAATCGGGCGTCGAGCAACTGACCGATTTTACGTACCACATCGGTGGGACCTGGGAGGCGCCCGAGTTCGACCTTGTTTCACCGAATCTGACGGGTGGCAACGATGAGTGA
- a CDS encoding carbon-nitrogen hydrolase family protein: MSDTSLERSTRAAVVQMVSGMDVATNLADAGDLIDSAVAQGAELVVLPENFAFLGRHQRDTLTVAEADGEGPIQAFLADTACRHGITLVGGSLPLHGSEADRVRATCLVYGPTGGRIARYDKRHLFDVSLPGGETYRESATFAPGESVVVAPTPAGRLGLSICYDLRFPEHYRALVDAGATILLAPSAFTATTGAAHWSVLVRARAIENGCYMLAPDQGGRHANDRATHGESLIVDPWGECIASAGIGTGPAIALADLDPGYQCAVRERLPALDHRRG; encoded by the coding sequence ATGAGTGATACAAGCCTGGAGCGGTCCACCCGGGCCGCCGTGGTGCAGATGGTCTCGGGAATGGATGTGGCGACCAACCTCGCCGATGCCGGTGATCTCATCGACTCGGCCGTGGCGCAGGGCGCCGAACTGGTGGTCCTCCCGGAGAATTTTGCGTTCCTCGGCCGCCATCAGCGTGACACGCTGACAGTGGCGGAGGCCGACGGCGAGGGGCCCATCCAGGCCTTCCTGGCCGACACGGCCTGTCGCCATGGCATCACCCTCGTGGGCGGGAGCCTGCCGCTGCACGGGAGCGAGGCGGACCGCGTCCGCGCGACCTGCCTGGTCTATGGCCCCACCGGTGGCCGGATCGCACGCTATGATAAGCGGCATCTCTTCGATGTGTCGCTACCCGGCGGCGAGACCTATCGCGAGTCGGCGACGTTCGCTCCCGGCGAGTCGGTAGTGGTCGCGCCGACACCGGCCGGCCGGCTGGGACTGTCGATCTGTTACGACCTGCGTTTCCCCGAGCACTACCGGGCACTGGTGGATGCCGGTGCCACTATCCTGCTGGCGCCGTCCGCGTTCACTGCCACCACGGGTGCCGCGCACTGGTCGGTGCTGGTGCGGGCGCGGGCGATCGAGAACGGCTGCTACATGCTGGCCCCGGATCAGGGCGGCCGCCATGCCAACGATCGCGCCACCCATGGCGAGAGTCTGATTGTCGATCCCTGGGGCGAGTGCATCGCGAGCGCCGGGATCGGCACCGGCCCGGCCATCGCCCTGGCCGATCTTGATCCGGGTTATCAGTGCGCCGTTCGCGAGCGACTGCCCGCCCTCGATCATCGCCGGGGCTGA
- a CDS encoding symmetrical bis(5'-nucleosyl)-tetraphosphatase, whose translation MADYAIGDIHACYEPFQALLEQLEFDSTHDRLWLTGDLVGRGPQPVETLRAVRDLGDAAHTVLGNHDIHCLAVAIGEGKKRASDRLEPLLEAPDRDDLIDWLRHQPLLIDLPDLPYTLTHAGIAPQWDLATAAHCAAEAEAALRSADPASLMANLYGDDPDRWSNDLAGWDRLRFIINAFTRMRFCKADGRLDFSANGPPESAPDGLYAWYEAPDRQVGPNTTTVISGHWSRLGCRQGPGYVTLDTGCLWGGQLTAVRLDTTPAVFTHRDCPTQQPPG comes from the coding sequence ATGGCGGACTATGCCATCGGTGATATCCACGCCTGCTACGAGCCTTTCCAGGCACTGCTCGAACAACTCGAATTCGACTCCACCCATGACCGGCTCTGGCTGACCGGCGATCTGGTCGGGCGTGGACCGCAGCCGGTCGAGACGCTGCGGGCGGTACGCGACCTCGGCGATGCCGCCCACACCGTGCTCGGCAACCACGACATCCACTGCCTAGCAGTTGCCATCGGCGAGGGCAAAAAGCGCGCCAGCGATCGGCTCGAACCGCTCCTCGAGGCCCCGGATCGCGATGATCTCATCGACTGGCTGCGCCACCAGCCGCTGCTGATCGATTTGCCCGACCTCCCCTACACGCTCACCCATGCCGGCATCGCCCCGCAGTGGGACCTGGCCACCGCCGCGCATTGCGCCGCCGAGGCCGAGGCCGCGCTTCGGAGTGCCGACCCGGCTTCGCTGATGGCCAACCTCTATGGCGACGACCCCGATCGCTGGTCGAACGACCTGGCCGGCTGGGACCGCCTACGATTCATCATCAACGCCTTCACGCGGATGCGCTTCTGCAAGGCCGACGGGCGCCTCGACTTCAGCGCCAACGGCCCGCCGGAGTCGGCGCCGGACGGGCTTTATGCCTGGTACGAGGCGCCCGATCGGCAGGTCGGCCCGAACACGACCACCGTGATCAGCGGTCACTGGTCCCGACTCGGCTGCCGACAGGGCCCGGGCTACGTGACGCTGGATACAGGCTGCCTGTGGGGTGGCCAGCTGACCGCGGTGCGGCTCGATACAACGCCGGCAGTGTTCACGCATCGGGATTGCCCCACCCAGCAGCCGCCCGGCTAG
- the rsmA gene encoding 16S rRNA (adenine(1518)-N(6)/adenine(1519)-N(6))-dimethyltransferase RsmA: MHRARRRFGQNFLHDRQIIQQMVMAIAPRAGEAFLEVGPGPGALTRPLLDHVGSLAAIEVDRDLAARLRQWDAAGSGRLRVIEADALSEPVEPLIEAAGQPLRIVGNLPYNLSTPLLFHLTAPTHGIGDLHLLLQREVVDRMAAGPGSRIYGRLSVMIQARCAIEPLFEVLPGAFSPPPKVTSRFVRLTPHAFPPLGETDNECLARVVAAAFAQRRKTLRNALGGLLDATAIRDADVDPTTRAEQVDLAGYGRLADTLHRQRTTQ; encoded by the coding sequence ATGCATCGCGCCCGACGGCGTTTCGGCCAGAACTTCCTCCACGATCGCCAGATCATCCAGCAGATGGTCATGGCAATCGCGCCGCGGGCGGGGGAAGCGTTCCTCGAGGTCGGTCCCGGCCCGGGGGCCCTGACCCGACCACTCCTCGATCATGTCGGCAGCCTCGCCGCCATCGAGGTCGACCGTGACCTGGCCGCCCGGCTGCGCCAATGGGATGCGGCCGGAAGCGGGCGGCTGCGGGTCATCGAGGCGGATGCGCTATCGGAACCGGTCGAGCCGTTGATCGAGGCGGCGGGACAGCCCCTGCGTATCGTGGGCAATCTGCCCTATAACCTCTCCACCCCTCTGCTCTTCCATCTCACCGCCCCTACCCACGGGATCGGGGACCTGCACCTGCTGCTGCAGCGCGAGGTCGTCGACCGAATGGCCGCCGGACCGGGATCACGGATCTATGGCCGCCTGTCCGTCATGATCCAGGCCCGCTGCGCGATCGAGCCACTGTTCGAGGTCCTGCCGGGGGCCTTCTCGCCGCCGCCGAAGGTCACTTCCCGATTCGTCAGGCTGACCCCCCATGCCTTTCCCCCGCTGGGTGAAACCGACAACGAATGCCTCGCCCGGGTTGTAGCCGCGGCGTTTGCCCAGCGCCGCAAGACCCTGCGCAATGCACTCGGCGGTCTGCTCGACGCGACGGCGATCCGCGACGCCGATGTCGATCCGACGACCCGTGCCGAACAGGTCGACCTGGCCGGCTACGGCCGCCTGGCGGACACGCTGCACAGACAGCGGACAACGCAATAG
- the pdxA gene encoding 4-hydroxythreonine-4-phosphate dehydrogenase PdxA, translated as MTDRPRIAITPGEPAGIGPELVARLGDAFPQARLVAIGDPALLPATDHLEIMAVKTAAPVTPGVLDPRNAAYVLETLRTAVSGCQDGTFQAMVTGPVHKGVINEAGHPFSGHTEYLAALTGAPMPVMMLAAGSLRVALVTTHLPLRDVADAVTAERLETILRILDHDLRRFYAIEQPRILVAGLNPHAGESGHMGREEIETITPVIERLRDAGLDLTGPLPADTLFTPGRLDGADAVLAMYHDQGLPVLKHVGFGRAVNITLGLPIIRTSVDHGTALDIAGRGIADTGSMRAAIEEAIAMGRTGR; from the coding sequence ATGACCGATCGGCCGCGAATTGCAATCACTCCGGGGGAGCCTGCCGGCATCGGCCCGGAGCTGGTCGCACGGCTTGGCGATGCCTTTCCGCAGGCCCGGCTCGTGGCGATCGGCGACCCCGCTCTGCTGCCGGCCACCGATCATCTGGAAATCATGGCGGTGAAGACAGCGGCACCCGTGACGCCCGGTGTCCTCGACCCGCGCAATGCGGCGTACGTCCTCGAGACCCTGCGCACGGCAGTCAGCGGCTGCCAGGACGGGACCTTCCAGGCTATGGTCACCGGCCCGGTCCACAAGGGCGTGATCAACGAGGCCGGCCATCCGTTCAGCGGCCACACCGAGTACCTCGCCGCGCTGACCGGCGCACCGATGCCGGTCATGATGCTTGCCGCCGGTTCACTGCGGGTAGCGCTGGTCACCACCCATCTACCGCTTCGGGACGTCGCCGATGCCGTCACGGCCGAGCGTCTGGAGACGATTCTGCGGATCCTCGACCACGATCTGCGCCGCTTCTATGCCATCGAACAGCCCCGCATCCTGGTGGCCGGTCTCAATCCGCATGCCGGTGAATCCGGCCACATGGGTCGGGAGGAAATCGAGACCATAACGCCGGTGATCGAGCGGCTACGTGACGCCGGGCTCGACCTCACCGGTCCGCTGCCGGCGGATACCCTGTTCACGCCCGGTCGGCTGGACGGAGCGGATGCCGTGCTCGCCATGTACCACGACCAGGGCCTGCCGGTGCTCAAGCATGTCGGCTTCGGTCGTGCCGTGAACATCACCCTCGGGCTGCCCATCATCCGCACCTCGGTGGATCATGGCACTGCACTCGATATCGCGGGGCGCGGTATTGCCGATACCGGCAGCATGCGAGCCGCCATCGAGGAGGCGATCGCCATGGGCCGGACGGGTCGCTGA
- a CDS encoding peptidylprolyl isomerase — protein sequence MMRTLLATLLLVFVQTAQAEEVLLERIVALVNDDVVLSSEFEAELASVRQNLEQRNVDMPPASELRQQVLDRLIVQTLQLNVAERRGVRIDSATLDAAVRRVADRNRLSLTQLRDALSERGMDMAAFRDQLRRDIVTQRLRRQVMNQRVDVTEQEIQQFIERNRSLDRDYRLSQILVSLPEAASADAIEAARNEAQTVIERLEDGESFARVATAASDARNALEGGDLGWVPASQLPTAAADAIRELEPGERTAPLRTPAGFQIYRLEETRGSGQEMVEQARLRHILIQPNEVVSNEDARLRLQSLRSRLQGGGDFADLARANSDDPTSAGDGGELGWVDPGSLPDAFRTAVTRLEPGEISEIFRTRGGWHIAEVLERRERDTSETIAREEAEQAIRQRKSEEETELWLRELREEAYIEKRLGNG from the coding sequence ATGATGAGAACGCTGCTTGCCACTCTGCTGCTGGTGTTCGTACAGACCGCCCAGGCGGAAGAGGTACTGCTCGAGCGCATCGTCGCGCTGGTCAACGACGATGTCGTGCTCAGCTCCGAGTTCGAGGCCGAACTCGCCTCGGTGCGACAAAACCTCGAACAGCGAAATGTAGACATGCCGCCGGCCTCCGAGCTCCGCCAGCAGGTGCTGGACCGTCTGATCGTCCAGACCCTGCAACTGAATGTCGCTGAGCGGCGGGGTGTCCGCATCGATTCGGCAACGCTGGACGCCGCCGTGCGGCGGGTTGCGGATCGTAACCGCCTGTCACTGACCCAGCTTCGTGACGCCCTCTCCGAGCGCGGCATGGACATGGCGGCATTCCGGGACCAGCTGCGCCGCGACATCGTCACGCAGCGGCTGCGCCGCCAGGTCATGAACCAGCGGGTGGATGTCACCGAGCAGGAGATCCAGCAGTTTATCGAGCGCAACCGCAGCCTCGACCGGGATTACCGCCTCTCGCAGATCCTCGTCAGCCTGCCCGAGGCGGCCTCGGCAGATGCCATCGAGGCGGCGCGCAACGAGGCGCAGACGGTCATTGAGCGTCTCGAGGACGGGGAATCATTCGCTCGCGTTGCGACGGCCGCCTCTGACGCGCGTAATGCCCTCGAGGGCGGCGATCTTGGCTGGGTTCCCGCCTCGCAGCTGCCGACGGCCGCCGCCGATGCGATCCGGGAGCTCGAGCCGGGCGAGCGAACGGCGCCACTGCGCACCCCGGCCGGATTCCAGATCTACCGACTCGAGGAGACGCGCGGCAGTGGCCAGGAGATGGTCGAACAGGCCCGCTTACGGCATATCCTCATCCAGCCCAACGAGGTAGTCAGCAATGAAGACGCCCGACTGCGTCTGCAATCGTTGCGCAGCCGCCTCCAGGGCGGCGGTGATTTCGCCGATCTGGCGCGCGCCAATTCCGACGATCCCACCTCGGCCGGCGATGGCGGCGAACTGGGCTGGGTCGACCCCGGCAGCCTGCCCGATGCGTTCCGCACCGCCGTCACCCGGCTCGAGCCGGGCGAGATCAGCGAGATTTTCCGAACGCGGGGCGGCTGGCATATCGCCGAGGTGCTCGAGCGTCGCGAGCGGGACACCAGTGAGACCATCGCCCGCGAGGAGGCGGAACAGGCCATCAGGCAGCGTAAAAGCGAGGAGGAAACCGAGCTCTGGCTGCGTGAACTGCGCGAAGAGGCCTACATCGAAAAGCGGCTCGGCAACGGCTGA
- a CDS encoding LPS-assembly protein LptD — protein sequence MPRLHPVPFIAVALVTALIWTRTATAADGRWSLCSAPLLAPMTDASGTASTDNGMINVSADEARVSGSPPVYEFSGDVRVQEGDQRVRGERLRYDTGVGDVQGDGGIRLRHPGVLISAERARYWLTSERGQFEGVSDYRIAAGHLQGSAERIIREGPTRSRYQGVTLSTCMPEQPFWTLSASSAEINRETRQGRARNAVLSIGRLPVFYTPYLQFPVGDERLTGLLAPTIGHSDSNGTTVSLPWYWNIAPNQDATITPTSYWKRGVLLDTEYRYLSDWVEGEISGSYLPSDDVYGDDRWAIDQTHELRLGRSVRGELRQQRTSDMAFNDDFGNDFNYRSAAFMESRAELSWADRGFLASIDAQTWQRVDDERRAPYARRPRVQLGYDPIEGVGPFQFDIASEWTDFYNDDATREQGVEYNIAPRVSMPVNELAYRFEPAVAFQHSGYDLTNPVGDDDSPSASVPIYTADARLFFERPDTLFQGVYQTLEPRILYRNVPDRDQDELPDFGSASTDGNFSRLFRATAFNNDHTEQASVGVTTRYVDDRTGREYLRASFGQTFFFHDSAEQDRSDYITELRLSLPRGFEIDADYRWDPENTRTNKLRTLLRWRGDRQAAVNLSLRRKKEDGITEQNQVTASLAVPVTPAWRAFAGTREDLEERQTLESFFGVEQSGCCHSVRFVVSEERLRDASPGQPSLDQEIMLELELKGLGGIGDRIRAFLDAEIDGYNPRR from the coding sequence GTGCCGCGACTACACCCCGTGCCCTTCATCGCCGTCGCCCTGGTAACGGCACTGATCTGGACCAGGACCGCGACGGCGGCCGACGGCCGCTGGTCCCTGTGCAGCGCGCCGCTACTGGCGCCCATGACCGATGCCTCCGGTACCGCATCGACGGATAACGGCATGATCAACGTCAGCGCCGATGAGGCGCGGGTCTCCGGCTCGCCGCCAGTCTACGAATTCAGTGGTGATGTCCGCGTACAGGAAGGCGATCAGCGCGTGCGCGGTGAGCGGCTGCGCTACGACACGGGCGTGGGCGACGTGCAGGGCGATGGCGGCATCCGGTTACGCCACCCCGGTGTCCTGATCAGTGCCGAGCGGGCGCGCTACTGGCTGACCTCGGAGCGCGGCCAGTTCGAGGGAGTCAGCGATTACCGTATCGCCGCCGGGCATCTCCAGGGCAGTGCCGAGCGCATTATCCGCGAAGGCCCCACCCGCAGCCGCTACCAGGGCGTCACCCTGAGTACCTGCATGCCGGAACAACCGTTCTGGACCCTGAGCGCAAGCAGCGCCGAGATCAATCGCGAGACGCGGCAGGGACGCGCCCGCAACGCGGTACTCTCGATCGGCCGACTGCCGGTTTTCTACACCCCGTATCTCCAGTTCCCGGTGGGCGACGAGCGGCTGACCGGACTGCTCGCTCCTACGATCGGGCATTCCGACAGCAACGGCACAACGGTCTCCCTGCCCTGGTACTGGAACATCGCTCCGAATCAGGACGCGACCATCACGCCCACTTCCTACTGGAAACGCGGCGTGCTCCTCGATACCGAGTACCGCTATCTCTCCGACTGGGTCGAGGGCGAGATCAGCGGGAGTTACCTCCCTTCGGACGATGTCTACGGCGACGATCGCTGGGCCATCGATCAGACGCATGAACTTCGCCTCGGCCGCTCCGTCCGCGGCGAACTCCGGCAGCAACGCACCAGTGACATGGCGTTCAACGACGACTTCGGGAACGACTTCAACTACCGCTCGGCGGCCTTCATGGAGAGCCGTGCGGAACTCTCCTGGGCCGACCGGGGATTCCTGGCCTCGATCGACGCCCAGACATGGCAGCGCGTCGATGACGAACGCCGAGCCCCCTATGCGCGTCGACCGCGGGTGCAGCTTGGCTACGATCCCATCGAGGGCGTGGGGCCGTTCCAGTTCGATATCGCCTCGGAGTGGACCGATTTCTACAACGACGATGCCACGCGAGAACAGGGTGTCGAGTACAACATCGCCCCGCGCGTTTCGATGCCCGTCAACGAGCTCGCCTACCGCTTCGAGCCCGCCGTGGCGTTTCAGCATTCAGGTTATGATCTGACCAACCCCGTTGGCGATGACGATTCGCCGAGTGCATCGGTACCGATCTACACTGCTGATGCCCGGTTGTTCTTCGAGCGACCGGACACGCTCTTCCAGGGCGTCTACCAGACGCTCGAGCCGCGCATCCTGTACCGCAATGTGCCCGATCGTGACCAGGACGAGCTTCCGGATTTCGGAAGCGCCTCGACAGACGGCAATTTCTCGCGGCTTTTCCGGGCGACAGCATTCAACAACGACCACACCGAGCAGGCCAGCGTGGGTGTCACGACCCGATACGTCGACGATCGCACGGGCCGGGAGTACCTGCGCGCGTCCTTTGGCCAGACGTTCTTCTTTCATGACAGCGCGGAGCAGGACCGGTCGGATTACATCACTGAACTGCGCCTGTCGCTGCCGCGCGGCTTCGAGATAGACGCCGACTATCGCTGGGATCCGGAAAACACCCGTACCAACAAACTGCGGACACTGCTCCGGTGGCGCGGGGATCGTCAGGCAGCGGTCAATCTATCCCTGAGACGCAAAAAAGAAGACGGCATCACGGAGCAGAACCAGGTCACCGCCTCCCTGGCCGTCCCTGTTACCCCGGCATGGCGGGCCTTCGCGGGGACACGGGAGGATCTCGAGGAGCGACAGACACTGGAGAGCTTCTTCGGCGTTGAGCAATCGGGCTGTTGCCATTCCGTCCGCTTTGTCGTGAGCGAGGAGCGCCTGCGCGATGCGAGCCCGGGGCAACCCTCGCTGGATCAGGAAATCATGCTGGAGCTCGAGCTCAAGGGTCTGGGCGGCATCGGTGATAGAATCCGGGCTTTCCTTGACGCCGAGATCGACGGCTACAACCCAAGGCGCTGA